One genomic region from Magallana gigas chromosome 3, xbMagGiga1.1, whole genome shotgun sequence encodes:
- the LOC105323756 gene encoding uncharacterized protein isoform X1, with protein sequence MEKQGILTLRENSEHFEAESTPNSLRSSRNTMGKRDILTHRENNEYFEQESTTDLLRASRNAMEKQDILNLRENSEHFEQIPYHCFPSLSSCDERSQLDRVSVGVTCAQS encoded by the exons atggaaaaacaggGCATCTTGACCCTCAGAGAAAACAGTGAGCATTTTGAAGcag AGTCCACCCCAAATTCATTGAGATCTAGCCGCAACACAATGGGAAAACGGGACATCTTGACCCACAGAGAAAACAATGAGTATTTTGAacaag AGTCCACCACAGATTTATTGAGAGCTAGCCGCAACGcaatggaaaaacaggacaTCTTGAACCTCAGAGAAAACAGTGAGCATTTTGaacaaa TTCCATACCATTGTTTTCCCTCTCTCAGTTCCTGTGATGAAAGAAGTCAACTTGATAG GGTGAGTGTCGGAGTTACATGTGCACAATCCTAA
- the LOC105323756 gene encoding uncharacterized protein isoform X2 has protein sequence MEKQGILTLRENSEHFEAESTPNSLRSSRNTMGKRDILTHRENNEYFEQESTTDLLRASRNAMEKQDILNLRENIPYHCFPSLSSCDERSQLDRVSVGVTCAQS, from the exons atggaaaaacaggGCATCTTGACCCTCAGAGAAAACAGTGAGCATTTTGAAGcag AGTCCACCCCAAATTCATTGAGATCTAGCCGCAACACAATGGGAAAACGGGACATCTTGACCCACAGAGAAAACAATGAGTATTTTGAacaag AGTCCACCACAGATTTATTGAGAGCTAGCCGCAACGcaatggaaaaacaggacaTCTTGAACCTCAGAGAAAACA TTCCATACCATTGTTTTCCCTCTCTCAGTTCCTGTGATGAAAGAAGTCAACTTGATAG GGTGAGTGTCGGAGTTACATGTGCACAATCCTAA